The Aureitalea marina genome includes a window with the following:
- the lpdA gene encoding dihydrolipoyl dehydrogenase yields MKSFDVVIIGSGPGGYVAAIRCAQLGMKTALIEKYNTLGGTCLNVGCIPSKALLDSSHHYEDAIKHFADHGIDVPGDIQLNFKKMIERKQAVVDQTTSGIDFLMNKNDIEVFHGLGSFKDATHVQIELTEGGQEVIEAKNVIIATGSKPSTLPFIKIDKERIITSTEALSLTEVPKHMIVIGGGVIGLELGQVYKRLGAEVSVIEYMDRIIPTMDGAQSKELMKAMKKQKVKFFLSHKVSAVERKGKEVTVTATDKKGQEVSFSGDYCLVSVGRRPYTDGLNLENAGVKVNERGQVEVNDHLQTNVANIYAIGDVIRGAMLAHKAEEEGVLVAEILAGQKPHIDYNLIPGVVYTWPEVASVGKTEEQLKEAGSAYKAGSFPMRALGRSRASGDTDGFVKILSDATTDEILGVHMVGARVADLITEGVTAMEFRASAEDVARMSHAHPTYAEAVKEAALAATENRPLHV; encoded by the coding sequence ATGAAATCATTTGATGTAGTAATTATCGGCTCTGGTCCCGGAGGTTATGTGGCCGCTATCCGTTGTGCGCAACTCGGGATGAAGACCGCTCTCATCGAAAAATACAATACCCTGGGCGGAACCTGTCTCAATGTAGGATGTATTCCATCCAAGGCCTTGCTGGACTCTTCCCATCACTACGAGGATGCCATCAAGCATTTTGCCGATCATGGAATAGATGTTCCTGGAGACATTCAGCTCAATTTTAAGAAGATGATCGAGCGGAAGCAAGCCGTGGTTGATCAAACGACAAGCGGGATCGATTTCCTGATGAATAAGAATGATATTGAGGTGTTTCACGGCCTGGGGTCCTTTAAGGATGCTACCCATGTTCAGATCGAACTGACTGAAGGCGGGCAGGAGGTCATCGAGGCCAAGAACGTGATCATAGCCACAGGTAGTAAACCTTCTACCTTGCCTTTTATCAAGATCGACAAGGAACGGATCATTACTTCCACGGAAGCTTTAAGCCTGACCGAAGTACCTAAACACATGATCGTGATTGGTGGCGGAGTGATCGGCCTGGAGTTAGGACAGGTGTACAAACGCCTTGGAGCCGAGGTCAGTGTGATCGAGTATATGGATCGTATTATTCCAACCATGGACGGGGCCCAGTCCAAGGAATTAATGAAGGCCATGAAAAAACAAAAGGTCAAGTTCTTCCTGTCTCACAAGGTTTCTGCAGTAGAGCGAAAGGGAAAAGAAGTGACCGTTACCGCCACCGATAAAAAAGGGCAAGAAGTTAGCTTTAGCGGTGATTATTGCCTGGTTAGTGTAGGTAGAAGACCCTACACGGACGGATTGAATTTGGAGAACGCCGGTGTTAAAGTGAACGAAAGAGGGCAGGTTGAGGTGAATGACCACCTGCAGACCAATGTGGCTAATATCTATGCCATTGGAGATGTGATCCGTGGAGCTATGCTGGCTCACAAGGCTGAAGAAGAAGGTGTATTAGTGGCCGAGATCCTGGCCGGACAAAAGCCCCACATCGACTACAACCTGATCCCAGGAGTGGTTTACACCTGGCCTGAAGTTGCTTCTGTGGGTAAAACTGAAGAGCAATTGAAAGAAGCCGGTAGTGCGTACAAAGCCGGATCATTCCCTATGCGTGCACTGGGTCGATCCAGGGCATCCGGCGACACCGACGGTTTTGTCAAAATTCTAAGTGACGCCACAACCGACGAGATCCTGGGTGTACATATGGTTGGAGCCCGGGTTGCAGACTTGATCACTGAGGGGGTTACGGCCATGGAGTTCCGTGCCAGTGCGGAGGATGTGGCCAGAATGAGCCATGCCCATCCTACCTATGCGGAAGCAGTGAAGGAAGCGGCCCTGGCGGCTACCGAAAACAGGCCATTACACGTTTAA
- a CDS encoding Lrp/AsnC family transcriptional regulator: MQFDHIDRKLITELQQDAKQTNKQLSAKLSLSVTAVYERIRKLERLGVITAYGARVDQTTLGLPMTVFCHIKLAGHSRNFLGKFEKQVTELEEVLECFHVSGAYDYLLKIAVKDMEHFRNFMVNKLTNLEHIGSTQSSFVIETMKSSNLIPIID, encoded by the coding sequence ATGCAATTTGACCACATAGACCGGAAACTCATCACGGAGCTGCAACAAGATGCCAAGCAGACCAATAAGCAATTATCTGCAAAACTTAGTCTGTCTGTCACAGCGGTCTATGAACGGATCAGGAAATTGGAACGGCTGGGGGTCATTACAGCCTACGGTGCACGTGTAGATCAGACGACACTTGGACTGCCCATGACGGTGTTCTGTCATATCAAACTGGCCGGTCATTCCAGGAATTTCCTGGGCAAGTTTGAGAAACAGGTCACCGAACTAGAAGAGGTCCTGGAGTGTTTTCATGTGAGTGGGGCCTATGACTACTTGCTGAAGATAGCGGTGAAGGACATGGAGCACTTTCGTAATTTTATGGTCAATAAGCTGACCAATCTGGAACACATTGGTAGTACGCAAAGCTCCTTTGTGATAGAAACCATGAAAAGCTCGAACCTTATACCTATCATAGATTGA
- a CDS encoding protein-disulfide reductase DsbD family protein, whose product MKGIQLVRLVVILMMTITSQAQNILDPVSWDIRIENADSELAEIVLEAAIDSGWHLYSQRQFGEEFEGPIATEISFNASDSTFKLRGETEEPDIEPIFDEVFELEVVYFEDTAIFRQTIDVIDPTAVIEATVFYSVCDDEKCLQPETKTLRVNLGGERLAIESVELSDRDKEMAQAMTIPLKGVDQFELNQTKEKSLWNIFLLGFLGGLIALLTPCVFPMIPLTVSFFTKSAKNKQNALANAMLYGLFIFLIYVLLSLPFHLVDSVDPEILNNISTNVTLNIIFFAIFMVFAFSFFGYYEITLPSSWSTKMDQKANTFGGIVGIFFMALTLAIVSFSCTGPILGSLLGGSLSSDGGATQLSMGMAGFGLALALPFGLFALFPNWLNRLPSSGGWLNTVKVVLGFIELALAFKFLSNADLVEHWGILKREVFIAIWMLCALGMALYLFGFIRFPHDGPKKRPLPKGNVLAGILSVVFFLYLTPGLTNSEWANLKLLSGFPPPLFYSIYDKGTAAPLGLEAYKDFETGVAAAKASGKPILIDFTGWACVNCRKMEEQVWSIPEVFKVISEDVVLISLYVDDRKGLAEEEQFNYQKPNGTVKSIRTVGDKWSTFQTINFENNSQPYYVLMDANFKLLNQPVGYTPDAEEFLQWLEDGKSNYIKPIN is encoded by the coding sequence ATGAAGGGAATACAATTAGTCAGACTAGTTGTCATACTTATGATGACTATCACTTCACAGGCTCAGAATATCCTGGATCCGGTGAGTTGGGATATCCGAATCGAGAATGCAGATTCGGAGCTTGCAGAAATTGTGCTCGAAGCCGCAATCGATTCGGGTTGGCATTTGTACAGCCAAAGGCAGTTTGGCGAAGAGTTCGAAGGACCTATAGCCACAGAGATCAGTTTTAATGCGAGTGATTCGACTTTCAAACTAAGGGGTGAGACTGAAGAACCCGATATAGAACCCATCTTTGATGAGGTATTCGAGTTGGAGGTGGTGTACTTTGAAGACACCGCAATATTCCGTCAAACCATTGACGTCATCGATCCGACGGCCGTTATTGAGGCAACCGTATTTTATTCGGTCTGCGACGACGAGAAATGCCTGCAACCGGAAACCAAGACCTTGCGCGTAAATCTGGGAGGAGAACGCTTGGCTATAGAATCGGTTGAATTGAGCGATAGGGACAAGGAAATGGCCCAGGCAATGACCATACCCTTAAAAGGGGTGGATCAGTTTGAGCTGAATCAGACCAAGGAGAAAAGCCTCTGGAACATTTTCCTACTCGGATTCCTCGGTGGGCTTATCGCTTTGTTGACTCCTTGCGTCTTTCCAATGATTCCACTAACGGTAAGCTTCTTTACGAAAAGCGCAAAGAACAAGCAGAATGCTTTGGCGAATGCCATGCTTTATGGCCTATTTATCTTCCTGATATATGTCCTTCTCAGTCTCCCGTTTCACTTGGTAGATTCTGTAGATCCAGAGATTCTCAACAATATCTCGACCAATGTTACCCTGAACATCATCTTCTTCGCCATCTTCATGGTTTTTGCCTTTTCCTTCTTTGGATATTACGAAATCACCTTGCCTAGTTCGTGGTCTACCAAGATGGATCAAAAGGCCAACACCTTTGGTGGAATCGTCGGTATCTTTTTTATGGCCCTTACCCTGGCCATAGTCTCGTTCAGCTGTACAGGTCCTATTTTGGGCTCTTTACTTGGGGGTTCATTGAGCAGTGACGGCGGAGCAACTCAATTGAGTATGGGAATGGCCGGATTTGGTTTGGCGCTGGCGCTACCATTTGGGCTTTTTGCTCTCTTTCCAAATTGGTTAAACAGGCTACCGAGTAGCGGAGGGTGGCTAAATACGGTCAAAGTGGTGTTGGGATTCATTGAGCTGGCACTGGCCTTTAAATTCTTGTCCAATGCTGACTTGGTCGAACATTGGGGAATACTGAAACGCGAGGTATTCATTGCGATCTGGATGCTTTGCGCACTAGGAATGGCCTTGTATCTGTTCGGATTTATCCGGTTTCCACATGACGGACCCAAAAAGCGACCATTGCCTAAAGGAAATGTATTAGCGGGTATACTAAGCGTGGTCTTTTTTCTCTACCTAACACCCGGTCTTACCAACTCCGAGTGGGCCAATTTGAAATTACTCAGTGGTTTCCCTCCACCCTTGTTTTACAGTATCTACGATAAAGGTACTGCTGCACCTTTGGGCTTGGAAGCATACAAGGATTTTGAGACTGGGGTCGCAGCGGCCAAGGCTAGTGGTAAACCCATCCTGATCGATTTTACCGGCTGGGCCTGTGTTAACTGCAGGAAGATGGAAGAACAGGTATGGAGTATCCCTGAAGTCTTTAAGGTGATCTCCGAGGATGTGGTGCTGATCTCTCTTTACGTGGACGATCGGAAAGGCTTGGCAGAGGAGGAACAATTCAACTACCAGAAACCGAACGGAACCGTCAAATCTATACGGACGGTAGGAGACAAGTGGTCTACCTTCCAGACGATCAATTTTGAGAATAATTCCCAACCCTACTATGTGCTGATGGACGCCAATTTTAAATTGCTCAACCAACCGGTAGGCTATACCCCGGATGCGGAGGAATTCCTGCAGTGGTTAGAGGACGGAAAATCCAACTATATCAAACCCATCAATTAA
- the tilS gene encoding tRNA lysidine(34) synthetase TilS, translating to MLNAVRQHMDELLPQWREKHFLVAISGGVDSVTLTHLLKDLGCHFSLAHCNFNLRGAESEADQEFVEDLSSKLGLDVYVKSFDTLKEKESAKGSVQMVARDLRYAWFAELMEEHSLDYLVTAHQADDDLETFLINSMRGTGLRGLTGINALTDWTLRPLLPFDKQTVVDYAKSKGYHWREDSSNQETSYLRNQLRLEVIPRLKQIKPELGQTIDKTLKHLKGSQSLVDDYMQLIRGLVLRETDSGWEIDLGQLAGLPHPNEVLYELLSPFGFTAWEDIYELQNAQSGKQIFSPTHRLIKDREVLILDERRDTLGVNNYFIQESDSALIEPISLNISAVDSFELTNANTVFLDKDKLNFPLQLRPWKEGDFFYPFGMEGRKKLSKYFKDEKLSLTEKENLWLLCSDNEIVWVIGHRMDERFKVERDSSRIIKIEYTP from the coding sequence ATGCTCAATGCTGTTCGGCAACATATGGACGAATTGCTGCCTCAATGGCGGGAGAAGCACTTTTTGGTAGCCATCAGTGGGGGAGTGGATAGTGTTACACTAACCCATCTACTCAAGGATCTGGGTTGCCACTTCAGTTTGGCCCATTGTAATTTTAACCTGAGAGGAGCCGAGAGTGAAGCCGATCAGGAGTTCGTAGAGGATCTTAGCTCCAAACTTGGGCTTGACGTATATGTCAAATCATTCGACACCCTAAAGGAAAAGGAATCTGCTAAGGGCTCCGTCCAGATGGTGGCTAGGGATCTTCGCTATGCCTGGTTCGCAGAATTGATGGAAGAGCATTCCTTGGATTACCTCGTAACGGCCCATCAGGCGGACGACGATCTGGAGACTTTTTTGATCAATAGTATGAGAGGAACGGGCTTAAGGGGTCTTACAGGTATTAACGCTCTTACCGATTGGACACTCAGACCACTTTTACCCTTCGATAAGCAGACCGTTGTGGATTATGCCAAATCCAAGGGATACCATTGGCGAGAAGATTCCAGCAACCAGGAGACAAGCTATTTACGGAATCAATTGCGATTAGAGGTCATCCCACGATTAAAGCAGATCAAGCCTGAATTGGGACAAACCATAGACAAGACCTTAAAGCATTTGAAAGGTTCGCAGTCTTTGGTAGACGATTATATGCAGCTGATCAGGGGTTTGGTCTTAAGAGAAACAGATTCGGGCTGGGAAATAGACCTTGGTCAATTAGCTGGTCTTCCGCATCCTAATGAAGTGTTGTACGAGCTGCTAAGCCCTTTTGGTTTTACCGCTTGGGAGGATATCTATGAACTGCAAAATGCGCAAAGCGGTAAACAGATATTCTCACCTACTCACCGTTTGATCAAAGACCGAGAAGTACTCATATTGGATGAGCGGAGAGATACGCTCGGCGTAAATAACTATTTCATCCAAGAGTCCGATTCGGCGCTTATTGAGCCTATTTCACTAAATATTAGTGCTGTCGATTCCTTTGAACTGACCAATGCCAATACGGTCTTTTTGGATAAGGACAAGCTCAATTTTCCGTTGCAGCTACGCCCGTGGAAAGAGGGAGATTTCTTCTATCCTTTTGGGATGGAAGGCCGAAAGAAACTGAGTAAATATTTTAAGGATGAAAAACTATCTTTGACCGAGAAAGAGAACCTCTGGTTGCTTTGCAGTGATAACGAGATTGTTTGGGTGATCGGCCACAGAATGGACGAGCGCTTCAAGGTAGAACGAGATAGTTCAAGAATAATAAAGATCGAATACACCCCATGA
- a CDS encoding aminotransferase class I/II-fold pyridoxal phosphate-dependent enzyme codes for MKFDPANNIQDLQYFGEFGGVNPSISDSSTYTFLSAKKMFDTFEGNAEGCYLYSRHSSPSGLYLSEALAAMEGAEAAHIASTGMGAITAAILQLCGQGDHLVVSRTIYGGTYAFLKNLAPRFGVTTTFVDHTDLDAVESAIQKNTKVIYVESVSNPLLEVADIPSLSKISRKHNLQLLVDNTFTPMMISPIRLGADVVLHSLTKFINGSSDTMGGVICGSREFIDRLKNVNDGTSMLLGASMDSLRAASILKNLRTLHIRMKQHSFNASFLAERFQADGLRVVYPGLVSHAGHLQMCKMIHEEYGYGGMMTLDVGSLEKANQLMELMQERNLGYLAVSLGFYKTLFSAPGTSTSSEIPEEEQLEMGLSDGLIRFSIGLDQDIDRTYQLMVKCMREVGILEESPAVMA; via the coding sequence ATGAAATTTGATCCCGCCAACAACATTCAAGACCTCCAGTATTTTGGAGAGTTTGGAGGAGTGAATCCATCCATTTCCGATTCCTCTACCTATACCTTTCTTTCGGCCAAGAAGATGTTTGACACCTTTGAGGGCAATGCCGAAGGATGCTACCTCTACTCCAGGCACAGTTCACCTTCAGGCCTTTACCTGTCTGAGGCTCTGGCTGCCATGGAAGGAGCTGAGGCAGCCCACATTGCATCCACCGGTATGGGTGCCATAACCGCGGCTATACTGCAGTTATGTGGTCAGGGAGATCATTTGGTGGTCAGCCGTACGATCTATGGCGGAACCTATGCCTTTCTAAAGAACCTCGCTCCTCGGTTTGGCGTCACCACCACTTTCGTAGACCATACAGATCTGGACGCAGTTGAAAGTGCCATACAGAAGAACACCAAGGTGATCTATGTCGAATCTGTAAGTAACCCCCTATTGGAGGTAGCCGATATCCCTTCCCTATCCAAAATCTCTAGGAAACATAACTTGCAGCTGCTGGTGGACAACACCTTCACACCCATGATGATCAGCCCGATCCGATTGGGAGCCGACGTGGTACTGCACTCACTGACCAAATTCATCAATGGTAGTTCGGATACCATGGGTGGTGTTATCTGCGGTAGTCGAGAGTTCATTGATCGGTTGAAGAATGTGAATGACGGCACCAGCATGCTCCTGGGAGCTTCCATGGACAGTCTTAGAGCGGCCTCCATACTGAAGAACTTGCGGACTCTACACATCAGGATGAAACAGCACAGTTTTAATGCCTCCTTTCTGGCAGAACGATTTCAGGCAGACGGACTGAGAGTAGTCTATCCTGGACTAGTATCCCATGCTGGTCATTTACAAATGTGTAAGATGATCCATGAGGAATACGGCTATGGCGGCATGATGACCCTGGATGTGGGGTCGCTAGAGAAGGCCAACCAACTCATGGAACTTATGCAGGAACGCAACCTGGGATACCTGGCGGTTAGCCTAGGTTTCTATAAAACACTATTCAGTGCTCCCGGTACCAGCACCTCTTCCGAGATCCCGGAAGAAGAACAACTGGAGATGGGACTTTCTGACGGACTGATCCGTTTCTCCATAGGACTGGATCAGGACATCGACCGCACCTACCAGCTTATGGTGAAGTGTATGCGGGAAGTCGGTATACTTGAGGAAAGCCCGGCAGTTATGGCCTAG
- the nhaC gene encoding Na+/H+ antiporter NhaC produces MSKEQDNISEIEIEDQKIIENRELSVWEALIPVIALVGMLAYNVYVFGDDALSGSNQFVLLLGAAVAAIVGHFNKVGYKRMLSEVAENLKSTTGAILILLMVGALAGTWLISGIIPTMIYYGLKILNPTIFLPACVIICAIISIATGSSWTTSATVGIALIGIAGALDISLGMTAGAVLSGAYFGDKLSPMSDTTNLAPAMAGTDLFTHIKYMTYTTVPTITVTLIAFIILGATLDTTGSTDTGAILGSIEEVFYISPLLFIVPVLVIVMIIAKTPPLIALLAGTLLGGLAALIFQPEVVTQIGGGTSMDFETAYKGIMNAITVDTSVPTDNEALSDLFSAGGMYGMLGTIWLIICAMVFGGVMDAIGALASISRSLLKLFHTTFGLFASTVASCLALNVTASDQYLAIVVPGKMYCKAFEDKGLAPENLSRTLEDSGTVTSVLVPWNTCGAYQSGVLGVPVVDYFAFAIFNWLSPFMTLIFAAFRIKIRQLAK; encoded by the coding sequence ATGTCCAAAGAACAAGACAACATTTCCGAGATCGAGATTGAAGACCAAAAGATCATAGAGAACAGGGAACTCTCAGTCTGGGAGGCCCTTATTCCGGTGATCGCTCTGGTGGGTATGCTAGCCTACAACGTCTACGTCTTTGGGGATGATGCACTGAGTGGTTCTAACCAATTCGTTCTTTTACTGGGTGCTGCGGTGGCCGCGATCGTAGGGCATTTCAATAAGGTTGGTTACAAGCGAATGCTATCCGAAGTAGCCGAGAATCTCAAGTCTACAACGGGTGCAATTCTGATCTTGTTGATGGTAGGTGCGCTGGCGGGTACCTGGTTGATCAGTGGGATCATACCCACCATGATCTATTACGGGCTGAAGATCCTGAATCCAACCATTTTCTTGCCTGCCTGTGTCATCATTTGCGCCATTATTTCCATAGCTACAGGGAGCAGCTGGACCACTTCAGCTACTGTGGGAATAGCCCTGATCGGTATTGCGGGCGCTCTCGATATTTCATTAGGCATGACCGCTGGAGCCGTACTGTCAGGAGCCTATTTTGGGGATAAATTATCCCCTATGAGTGACACGACCAACCTGGCACCCGCCATGGCCGGAACGGACCTCTTTACTCACATTAAATATATGACCTATACTACGGTCCCGACCATAACGGTGACCTTGATCGCATTTATAATTCTTGGTGCCACCTTGGACACCACCGGCTCTACAGATACAGGAGCCATATTAGGTTCTATAGAAGAGGTTTTCTATATCTCACCTTTGTTGTTCATTGTACCTGTTTTGGTTATCGTGATGATCATCGCCAAGACTCCTCCGCTTATCGCCTTACTGGCGGGGACCTTATTGGGTGGTCTTGCGGCCTTGATCTTTCAACCAGAGGTGGTAACTCAAATTGGAGGTGGAACTTCCATGGATTTTGAGACCGCTTACAAAGGGATCATGAATGCGATTACCGTTGACACCTCTGTTCCGACAGATAATGAAGCCCTGAGCGATTTATTTTCGGCTGGTGGTATGTATGGAATGCTTGGAACCATCTGGTTGATCATTTGCGCCATGGTGTTTGGAGGGGTTATGGATGCGATCGGTGCACTTGCTTCCATTAGCCGATCACTGCTCAAGCTGTTCCATACGACTTTCGGATTATTCGCCAGTACGGTTGCAAGTTGTCTGGCACTGAACGTCACGGCTAGCGACCAATACCTGGCCATCGTTGTCCCCGGAAAAATGTATTGCAAAGCGTTCGAGGATAAGGGATTGGCTCCCGAAAATCTTTCCAGAACCCTGGAAGACAGCGGAACCGTAACCTCCGTCCTGGTGCCCTGGAACACCTGTGGGGCCTATCAAAGTGGAGTCTTAGGCGTTCCGGTGGTGGACTACTTTGCCTTTGCTATCTTTAATTGGCTTAGTCCGTTCATGACCTTGATCTTTGCCGCATTCCGTATCAAGATCCGGCAACTAGCCAAGTAA
- a CDS encoding CPBP family intramembrane glutamic endopeptidase: MALGLIGLCYILFLLFKVIRIRFKPQSLQWKPFIRQTAVKFLVIAVVTTVYVYLTDATNLFYVPLNRPELFGIILMIYTFLSVWPQEVIYRTFFFERYQSLFSDQRVFVLINALLFSLAHIFFRNTLVVILTFIGGLLFAVTYLRFRSTLLVSLEHAIYGNWLFTVGMGEMLAFPGMEAG; the protein is encoded by the coding sequence ATGGCTTTAGGCCTAATCGGTCTGTGTTATATTCTGTTCTTGCTCTTCAAGGTCATCCGTATCCGTTTTAAACCGCAATCCTTGCAGTGGAAACCATTTATCAGGCAAACGGCGGTTAAATTCTTGGTCATTGCAGTAGTTACAACCGTCTATGTCTATTTAACAGACGCTACCAATTTATTTTATGTTCCCCTAAATAGGCCCGAGCTATTTGGGATCATATTGATGATATACACCTTTCTATCGGTTTGGCCACAGGAAGTTATTTACCGGACTTTCTTCTTTGAGCGCTATCAGTCCCTATTCTCGGACCAACGCGTGTTTGTCTTGATCAATGCCTTACTGTTCAGTCTGGCTCACATTTTCTTTCGAAACACCTTGGTCGTGATACTCACCTTCATTGGGGGATTGCTTTTTGCCGTGACCTATTTGCGTTTCCGATCTACCCTTTTGGTTAGTTTGGAACACGCTATTTACGGCAACTGGTTATTCACTGTAGGAATGGGAGAGATGCTGGCCTTTCCCGGAATGGAAGCGGGTTAA
- the pabB gene encoding aminodeoxychorismate synthase component I: MRSSLRFTCSLTPEVKANLLQWAAKFNEAIWLDSNEVPHLNNTYQAILAVEASDSISVSGPGSFEKLDRWQQQKKDWLFGYLSYDLKNDLEALNSGNSDQLEFPELLFFCPKRLFLFGSDEVELLFLDSTEEEMRSVWDQIQYLNPQLDTGSQVSIKVRTTPDQYREKVRSLLDHIKRGDIYEANYCIEFYSEGQQIHPEATYLHLNEISKPPFSSYFKVGDYYALSASPERFLQKRGNTLISQPIKGTRRRGDNSEQDLRLIQELETDTKERSENIMITDLVRNDMSKIARSGSVHVPELCRVYTFEQVHQLITTVSCQLKEDINPVEIIQAMFPMGSMTGAPKIRAMEIIEELEDFKRGLYSGAIGYFSPEGDFDFNVIIRTILYNAAKAYLSLPVGSAITIGSDIDQEYAECLLKAKAMRQVLE, from the coding sequence ATGCGTAGTTCACTGCGCTTTACATGTTCACTTACCCCTGAAGTCAAGGCTAACCTGTTACAATGGGCAGCTAAATTCAATGAAGCTATCTGGTTGGACTCCAATGAGGTGCCGCATTTGAACAACACTTACCAGGCCATTCTTGCTGTAGAAGCTTCAGATAGTATTTCAGTTTCCGGACCGGGTAGTTTTGAGAAGTTGGACCGATGGCAACAGCAAAAAAAAGATTGGCTTTTTGGCTATCTGTCATACGATCTCAAGAATGATCTTGAGGCTCTAAATTCTGGCAATTCTGATCAATTGGAGTTCCCTGAGCTGCTATTCTTTTGCCCCAAACGTCTGTTCTTGTTTGGTTCTGATGAGGTTGAGTTGCTTTTTCTGGATAGTACTGAAGAAGAAATGCGATCGGTTTGGGACCAGATCCAGTATCTAAATCCGCAATTGGATACCGGAAGTCAGGTCAGTATTAAAGTAAGAACAACCCCGGATCAGTACCGTGAAAAGGTCCGCTCGCTGTTGGATCACATTAAACGAGGAGACATATACGAGGCCAATTATTGCATCGAATTCTACAGCGAAGGACAACAGATCCATCCGGAGGCCACTTATCTTCACCTGAACGAGATCTCTAAACCACCATTTTCCTCTTATTTCAAGGTGGGGGATTATTATGCCCTGTCCGCATCTCCTGAACGTTTTTTGCAGAAAAGGGGAAATACATTGATTTCTCAGCCCATTAAGGGAACTCGGAGGAGAGGCGATAACTCTGAACAAGATCTTAGATTGATTCAGGAACTAGAAACCGACACCAAAGAGCGCAGTGAGAATATCATGATCACGGACCTGGTACGAAATGACATGTCCAAAATCGCCAGGTCAGGCTCGGTCCATGTGCCCGAGTTATGCCGGGTTTATACTTTTGAGCAAGTTCATCAACTCATTACAACAGTTTCCTGTCAACTGAAGGAGGATATCAACCCGGTTGAAATTATTCAGGCCATGTTCCCCATGGGCAGCATGACCGGAGCGCCAAAGATCAGGGCCATGGAGATCATTGAGGAATTAGAAGATTTTAAGCGCGGCCTTTACAGCGGTGCCATTGGATATTTCAGTCCGGAGGGAGATTTTGATTTCAATGTGATCATTCGGACCATACTTTATAACGCGGCCAAGGCTTATTTGAGTCTCCCAGTAGGCAGTGCCATTACGATCGGTTCGGATATCGACCAGGAATACGCCGAGTGCTTACTGAAGGCCAAAGCCATGAGACAAGTCCTGGAATAG
- a CDS encoding NADPH-dependent FMN reductase, whose translation MKKIIAFAGSNSSSSINHKLVTYVAGLAQQAEVEVIKLTDYSLPIYSEDIEKENGFPKPLAELMSKIKEGDGVIIAMNEHNSGWSSFFKNTMDWLSRLERSYLEGIPVLLVSTSPGGRGGQSSMDFGVNNLPRVGAQVIHGITVPRFYNNFDQDEGVISEPELKAKLQAAMADLEAAL comes from the coding sequence ATGAAGAAGATCATCGCCTTTGCAGGTAGTAACAGTAGTTCTTCCATCAATCATAAACTAGTAACCTATGTGGCAGGGCTCGCCCAACAAGCAGAGGTAGAGGTTATCAAGCTCACGGATTATTCATTGCCAATCTATTCTGAGGATATCGAAAAGGAAAATGGTTTTCCTAAGCCGTTGGCGGAGTTGATGAGCAAGATCAAGGAAGGAGATGGGGTCATTATCGCAATGAACGAACACAACAGCGGATGGTCTTCCTTTTTCAAGAACACCATGGACTGGCTTTCAAGATTGGAGCGATCCTATTTGGAAGGGATCCCGGTGTTATTGGTTAGCACTTCTCCAGGAGGCAGAGGTGGACAATCTTCTATGGACTTTGGTGTGAACAACCTGCCCAGAGTAGGTGCCCAAGTGATTCATGGAATTACCGTACCTCGTTTTTATAACAACTTTGACCAGGACGAAGGGGTGATCTCTGAGCCCGAATTGAAGGCGAAGCTCCAGGCTGCCATGGCCGACTTGGAGGCAGCACTTTGA